From one Triticum urartu cultivar G1812 chromosome 3, Tu2.1, whole genome shotgun sequence genomic stretch:
- the LOC125542671 gene encoding uncharacterized protein LOC125542671, translated as MRARTADHLEALSLEIERKLHKALNSNSQRLKLLQQLFADIALKIDDRARDKILSTNNEGIAPVDEREDSHLCFYEILANHYVKVPQSGRRILELIVQLWSQSFAANIFALLFHRWLFEVSLEGKEVSLRYSSALVQGATNVFWIDIQTNTRYFLPLYHYLLEEVALVPDQLIKISPQAGRNLFCLLSRFMLFYDQDHLLTSFLGHFPAFPNSFLVGGAADYFVIELTDQLQKLKVEPVLLHYLSRMTILQGWELRMSTSTRLKSCLYSFTSPGGPAYPTRAVRHAAWNTLDLLFPVGRYPRHVISLFFRLLYPWYWPSSCWNFVMTCVSTIYYYILNLLVSIWENMRRRDHQRMHRE; from the exons ATGCGGGCCCGCACGGCGGACCACCTCGAGGCGCTCTCCCTCGAGATCGAGCGCAAGCTGCACAAG GCTCTGAATTCCAACTCACAGCGCCTCAAGCTGCTGCAGCAGCTGTTCGCCGATATCGCGCTCAAGATCGACGACCGCGCTCGAG ATAAGATTTTAAGCACCAATAATGAGGGAATCGCTCCAGTAGATGAACGCGAAGACAGCCATTTGTGTTTCTATGAGATTCTTGCAAATCACTATGTGAAAGTCCCTCAAAGTGGGAGGCGTATACTTGAGTTGATAGTGCAACTCTGGAGCCAATCCTTTGCAGCCAACATATTTGCGCTTCTTTTTCACAGATGG TTGTTTGAAGTCTCTCTTGAGGGGAAAGAGGTATCACTAAGATACAGCTCTGCTCTTGTCCAAGGAGCTACTAACGTTTTTTG GATTGACATTCAAACCAATACAAGGTACTTCCTCCCATTGTATCAT TATCTCCTTGAAGAAGTGGCTTTAGTTCCAGATCAACTCATTAAGATATCACCACAG GCTGGTAGAAATTTATTCTGCCTCCTCTCCAGATTCATGCTGTTCTATGATCAGG ATCACTTGCTTACAAGTTTTCTTGGGCATTTCCCTGCTTTtccaaattctttcttggttggTGGAGCTGCAGATTACTTTGTGATTGAACTCACCGATCAG CTCCAGAAGCTAAAAGTGGAGCCAGTACTGCTGCACTACCTTTCCCGCATGACCATCCTTCAAG GCTGGGAGTTGAGGATGAGTACAAGCACCAGGCTAAAGTCATGCCTGTATAGCTTCACATCTCCTGGAGGCCCTGCCTATCCAACAAGAGCCGTCCGGCATGCAGCCTGGAATACGTTGGATTTACTTTTTCCT GTGGGTCGCTATCCGAGGCACGTGATAAGTCTGTTCTTTCGGCTGCTCTATCCATGGTATTGGCCTTCCTCTTGCTGGAACTTCGTCATGACCTGCGTGAGCACCATCTACTACTACATCTTGAATCTCCTCGTCTCGATCTGGGAGAACATGAGGAGGCGCGACCATCAAAGGATGCACAGAGAATGA
- the LOC125542670 gene encoding peroxisomal fatty acid beta-oxidation multifunctional protein-like produces the protein MAGSIRVTMEVGADGVALITICNPPVNALHPIIIEGLKEKYAEALGRDDVKAIVLTGAAGKFCGGFDINVFSKVHETGDVSILPEMSFELVSNMMEDGKKPSVAAIQGLALGGGLELTMGCHARIATPEAQLGLPELTLGVIPGAGGTQRLPRLVGLPKAIEMMLQSKFITAKEGKERGFIDALCSPDELIKMSRSWALEIANYRKPWIRSLGRTDRLGSLSEARAVLSMARQQANKVAANMPQHQACLDVIEEGALYGGHAGVVKEAKVFKELVVSTTSRALVHAFFAQRSTTKVPGVTDIQLKPRNIRKVAVIGGGLMGSGIATALLVGNISVVLKEVNPQFLQRGQKTIAGNLEGLVKRGSLTKDKMSKAISLLKGALDYSDFKDVDMVIEAVIEKVPLKQSIFADIEKICPPHCILATNTSTIDLNVIGEKTNSQDRIIGAHFFSPAHIMPLLEIVRTEKTSPQAILDLITVGKIIKKIPIVVGNCTGFAVNRTFFPYTQGAQLLVSLGIDLFRIDRIISNFGMPMGPFQLQDLAGYGVALAVKDIYAAAFGTRNFNSVLVDLMAETGRQGKSNGKGYYLYEKGAKPKPDPNVQHVIDEYRRQAKTMPGGKPVTLSDQDILEMVFFPVVNEACRVMDENVVIRAADLDIASVLGMGFPKYRGGLIFWADTVGASYIHSKLSKWAEMYGDFFKPSSYLEERAKSGRPLAAPRTAHQASTRSRM, from the exons ATGGCGGGGTCGATCCGCGTCACCATGGAGGTCGGCGCCGACGGCGTCGCGCTCATCACCATCTGCAACCCGCCGGTCAATGCTCTGCACCCCATCA TCATCGAGGGGCTCAAGGAGAAGTACGCCGAGGCCTTGGGTCGCGACGACGTCAAGGCCATCGTCCTCACGG GCGCGGCTGGCAAGTTTTGTGGAGGCTTCGATATCAATGTATTCTCAAAAGTTCATGAGACTG GAGACGTGTCCATTTTGCCTGAGATGTCTTTTGAGCTTGTGTCGAATATGATGGAAG ATGGCAAAAAGCCTTCTGTCGCTGCAATTCAAGGCCTTGCTCTTGGCGGTGGTCTAGAGTTGACTATG GGTTGTCATGCTCGGATAGCTACCCCTGAAGCTCAACTTGGATTACCAGAGCTAACTCTTGGCGTGATTCCTGGAGCTGGAG GAACTCAGCGTCTACCGAGGCTTGTAGGTCTGCCCAAAGCAATAGAAATGATGCTG CAATCGAAGTTCATTACAGCCAAGGAAGGAAAAGAACGTGGTTTTATTGATGCGCTTTGCTCCCCTGATGAGTTGATAAAAATGTCACGCTCTTGGGCTCTGGAGATTGCAAATTACCGTAAACCTTGGATAAGATCTCTTGGCAGAACAGATAGGCTTGGTTCACTGTCTGAAGCTCGTGCTGTATTAAGTATGGCAAGGCAGCAAGCAAATAAGGTTGCAGCAAACATGCCACAGCACCAGGCCTGCCTAGATGTTATTGAAGAAGGTGCACTATATGGAGGCCATGCTGGTGTTGTGAAG GAAGCAAAGGTTTTCAAGGAGTTGGTAGTATCAACCACATCAAGGGCACTTGTCCATGCATTCTTCGCCCAGCGTTCCACCACTAAG GTACCAGGTGTTACTGATATTCAACTCAAACCCAGGAACATAAGAAAAGTTGCTGTTATTGGTGGTGGTCTTATGGGTTCTGGAATTGCAACAGCCCTTCTTGTTGGCAATATATCTGTTGTCCTCAAGGAAGTAAACCctcaatttttgcaaaggggacAAAAAACAATAGCAG GAAATCTGGAGGGCCTTGTCAAAAGAGGCTCATTGACCAAGGATAAAATGAGCAAGGCCATATCACTTCTCAAGGGTGCATTGGATTATTCAGATTTCAAGGATGTTGATATGGTTATTGAG GCtgttattgagaaggttcctttGAAGCAATCAATTTTTGCTGACATTGAGAAAATCTGCCCACCACATTGCATACTTGCAACGAACACTTCCACCATCGATTTGAATGTTATTGGCGAGAAGACAAATTCTCAAGATAGAATTATTGGGGCTCATTTTTTCAG CCCTGCTCATATTATGCCCTTGCTTGAAATTGTCCGGACGGAAAAGACATCACCACAAGCTATCCTTGATCTCATTACAGTTGGGAAAATAATAAAGAAAATCCCCATTGTTGTTGGCAACTGCACAGGCTTTGCAGTAAATCGTACATTTTTCCCTTACACACAAGGTGCTCAGCTTCTAGTTAGTCTTGGCATTGATCTTTTCAGAATTGATCGAATAATAAGCAACTTTGGCATGCCAATGGGACCTTTTCA ACTCCAAGATTTAGCTGGATATGGAGTAGCCTTAGCAGTAAAGGATATCTATGCAGCTGCCTTTGGAACACGGAATTTTAACTCCGTTCTAGTGGATTTGATGGCGGAGACTGGGCGGCAGG GAAAGAGCAATGGAAAAGGTTACTACCTTTATGAGAAGGGTGCGAAGCCAAAGCCTGACCCTAATGTTCAACATGTGATTGACGAGTACAGAAGACAGGCAAAGACAATGCCGGGTGGAAAG CCTGTTACTTTATCAGATCAAGATATATTGGAGATGGTTTTCTTCCCAGTCGTTAATGAGGCATGCAGGGTCATGGATGAAAACGTGGTGATCAGGGCTGCTGATCTTGATATCGCATCTGTTCTTGGGATGGGCTTTCCTAAGTACAG GGGTGGCCTCATCTTTTGGGCTGACACGGTGGGAGCATCTTATATACATTCAAAGCTTAGCAAGTGGGCTGAAATGTACGGTGATTTCTTCAAACCATCATCATATTTGGAGGAAAGAGCAAAAAGCGGCCGACCACTG GCCGCGCCACGGACGGCTCACCAAGCTTCGACGAGGTCACGCATGTGA